CTTGCATGTTTTTTGTCACGACGGCCCCGGCGCCGACAATTGAACGCTTTCCAATCACCGCCCCATCCAGGACTGTGGCCTTCATCCCGATCAGGCATTCATCCTCAATGGTACAGGCATGGATCATTGCCGCATGGCCTATTGTCACGTACTTGCCAATTTTCACGCCGAGATCATCCGCAAGGTGGACAATTGTTCCATCCTGCACATTCGAGCCTTCACCAATCTCGATTTCCTCAATATCCCCGCGCAGCACGCAGAGTGGCCAGACCGATGCCCTTGGTCCAATCTTGACCGCACCCATCATGACCACCGAGGATGCCACATAGGCCGAGGGATCCACTTCAGGTTGGCGGGAAAGGAACTTATCCAGTCGTTCTTGTGGTGTCATTCTTGTAACCTGTCCCTGCAAAATTGGACTGACAAGGCGATTTCCTTGGGATGCTGGCTTTCCCGTTGACCTGCCTTGCCAAAATCCGGTATTCCGGCATTCTGCGGGTATGGATTCCTCGAGTTATGAAACCGATGAGCTTCTGCATCAATACCTGCTCTTCCATTATGGTGAGTCGAACGATCAACTTCCCTTGGCATTTGGACCAACGGACGCCTTGGCTTTTCCTGTCCGATGCGTTCAGGAGGGTCTTGATCAGGCGAGATTGGTAAAGAGGGTCCGTGCCTTGGATATTGGTTGCGCGGTGGGACGGGCTTCTTTTGAGCTGGCCCGCTTCTTCGACGAAGTGATCGGGATCGACTACTCCGAGGCCTTTGCGAGCGCTGCGAGGAATATTTACGAAAATGGTCATTTGCCATTTCTCCTGAAGGAAACCGGGACCATAACCCATCGCCTGGTGGCTACGCGGCCGGAAGGCGTAAGTGGCAAACTTCACTTTGAGCAGGGCGATGCGCAGGATCTGCGTGCGGACCTCGGTTCCTTCGACTGCGTTCTTGCCGCCAACTTGTTATGCCGGTTGGCCCGACCGCAGGACTTTCTTGCCCGTCTGCCGCACCTGCTAAATCCCGGGGGACAATTGATCATCACAACTCCGAATACATGGCTCGAGACATTTACCGCACGAGAGTTCTGGATTGGTGCCACACCGGAAACAGGCGAACCGCTTGAAGCACTCAAGCCGCTCCTGGGCGATGCCTTTGAATTTGATGCCACATGGGATATGCCGTTCCTGATTCGCGAACATCGGCGGAAATACCAATGGTCCGTCGCCCAGGCCTCCCGGTGGATCCGGAAAAGCTAGTTGCCCGAATGGAAATCATCGACATACCGCTTGAGGGGCGGGCAGACATGGACGGCCTGCGGGCCTTTCTGTCGGCCTGCCTGGACGCGGCCAATGAGGATGGACACGACAAGATAGCCAGCATCACTCTGTCGGTTAAGCATATCGATCCCCTTGCCGTCCTGGATTCCATCTACGAGGGGGACGCTCACCATTTCTACATGGAAAACCCCTACCGCGAATGGGCTGTCGCCGGCGCGGAGGCCGTTGTCTCCGCTTCATGGAACGGACCGGATCGTTTCCAGCAGGCCCGCACATTTGCGGCCGGGCTTGATGAGCATGTCATTGCCATCGGGGATTTGTCGCTACCGTTTTCCGGCCCGCTTTTCTTCGCCGGTTTTTCCTTCTACGACTCAGTCGACGGCAGGGAAGAGGCATTCCCGGGCGGACAGGTTTTCGTCCCGCAATGGCAGGTGGCGAGGGCTGGTGATCATTATGTCGCTGTAGCGAATGCCTTGATACGGCCCGGAATGGATGTTGAGGCAGTGGCTCAACGCATCTGGTCGGCTCACCGGAAATTCAGTGCCTACACTTACGACCAGCCGCCACGGCCGCCTGTCTATCATATCCTCGAAGAGCGCGAGGTCGGCCCGGAAGGAACATTCCTCAAAAACGTTGCGCTGGCCCTTGAGGCGATCAAGAAGGGGTCTTACAACAAGATTGTCCTGTCGCGAGCCGTGGACCTGCTTTTTGATAATTCCTGTCAGCCACTGAAGATCCTCAACCGCCTCCGCCGCGACTATCCTCGATGTAGCAGTTTTTCATTACAAAGCGAGAACGGCACGAGCTTCATCGGAGCCACCCCCGAGCGTCTGGTTTCAGTGGACAACGGACGCTACACGACTGAGGCCATCGCGGGCTCGGCGGCCCGTGACCCTTCCGCAGGAGAAGATGCGCGCCTGGCCCGTGATCTTCTTGCCAGCGAAAAAGACCTTCGCGAGCACGGCCATGTTGTGGAGAGTATTCGGCGGCGTTTGGAATCCCTTGGCCTGGAGGCCCGCATCCCGGATTCCCCGGGTTTGCTGGTCCTGCCCAACGTCCAGCATTTGCGGACACCCATCAACGGCCCACTGAAGGAAGGTGTCCACATTCTGGATCTTGCTGAAGCGCTTCACCCGACGCCGGCTGTTGGAGGAACTCCCCGCGAGGATGCGCTCAAGGATATATTCAAATGGGAACCTTTTCCCCGGGGCATGTTTGCCGGTCTCACTGGCTGGTTTGACTTGCGCGGCAATGGCGAATTCGCAGTCGGGATCAGGAGTGCCCTTGTGCGGGATTCGCGGGCACGTCTCTTCGCGGGTGCGGGAATCGTGGAGGGGTCCATTCCGGAAATGGAATTGCGTGAAACCACCCTGAAGATGGAGGCCTTGCTCCGCTGTATTCGTGGTGCAGCTGGTTAGGCCTCGCGGTTGACGTCCTGACCCGCGTTGAAAACGAGATAAGGGTAGCGGCTTCCGGGGATTTGTACTCGCTGAAGGGGCACGCCGAAGATCGCCTCACATTCACGTGAGTTGGCAATTTGCTCCGGCTCACCGCTGAGAGCCATCCGGCCCCTGTTGAGAATGTGAATAGTATCTGCTACCTGGAAGGCCTGGTTGAGGTCATGGATCACCATGCAGACTGCCACGTTGCGTGAGGCCACTGCACGGACCACCCGGTAGATGGTACGTTGGTGTGACAGGTCGAGATTGTTGGTCGGTTCATCAAGAAACAGATAGCGGGGCTCCTCAATGGTCGGTTCATCCATTTGTGCAAGCACCCTGGCCAAATGGACTCGCTGTTTCTCGCCTCCGGAGAGTGAGGTATACAGGTCGTTTTCCCGGTCATGAAGATCGACTTCCACAAGGGCCCGTCGGGCGGCTTCGTAGTCGGCCGGGCGCTCACCTCCATGCATGTGCGGGCTCCTCCCGAGCATGACTACCTCAATGACCTTGAAGGCAAAATCAAGCGAGGACTCCTGATGCAGGTATGCCCGAAGTTTTCCAAGCCTTCTCACCGGAATATCGTGTAGTGGCTCCCCGTTCAGTTGGACGGATCCGGTCGTGCAATCCCATTCGCCGGAGAGAATACGGAGGAGAGTTGTCTTACCGGCCCCATTCGGGCCTAGAAGGGCAGTGACCCTCCCGGGAAGCAGCTCGATATTCACCCCGGAGAGAATTTCCCGCGATCCGATTAACTTGGAGATCTGGTGACCCTTCAACATGCTCATACACTCAGTTGGCGTTTGCGACGGTTGATCAGGTAAAGGAAAAAAGGGGCGCCCATGAGGGAGGTTACGACCCCGATGGGAATCTCGGCCGGCGCGTTGACCGTCCGGGCCACAAGGTCGGCGGCCAGGACAAGAAAAGCCCCAAGAAAGGCTGAAGCGGGAATGAGTCGGCGAAAATCAGGGCCCCAGATCATTCTCACAACGTGTGGAACAACCAGTCCGACAAAGCCAATGAGGCCACAGAAGGCAACAGTCACTCCGACCATTATGGCACAAAGCCCCACCACTATCCGCTTGACCCATTGGGTATTGAAACCGAGGTGATAGGCTTCCGCTTCGCCAAGAAGAAAAGCATTCAAGGCGTTTCGGTAACGTGGAAGAATCAGTATTGGAACGACGATGAAAGGAGCCATCATGGCGACGCTTTTCCAGGTGGTTGTATGCAGGCTTCCCAAGGTCCAGAATGTGAAGCGCCGCAAGGCGTCATTATCCGATAAGTACAGGACTGCCCCGACAATTGCTCCGGCCAGTGCGTTTACGGCAATCCCAGCCAGGAGTAGCGTCGAGATGTGCGTCTTCCCGGCAATCCGGGCGATGCGGTAGACAATGAAGGTGGTCAGCATGGCCCCGAGCATGGCCCAAAGCGGGACTTGCAGGGCAGCCAGCCAACCGGTCATTCCCGGTAGCCAGCCAAGGCTGCTGATAGCGAGGATCGAGCCAATCGCACCACCGCTTGACACACCGATCAAGCCGGGATCAGCCAATGGATTCCGGAACAATCCCTGCAGGCAGGCGCCCGCTGTTGCCAGAGCCGCCCCGACTCCCATCGCGACCAGCACACGCGGCAGACGAATCTCCCAGACTGCCGCCGCTACCCGGGAGTCCACCACTTCAGGCCAATGCCCGAAGCTGAGCCGGTTGCCCAAAACCGCAAGAACTGCACCCGGCTCCGTGACCAGTGGCCCCAGCATCAAGGAGATCAATCCGAGGATCAGAAGACAGCCCGAAAGGAGTGGGATCATCCATCCCTTCCGCGCTCGACTGTTCTGCGGATTTCTCCCTTTCTCCATCCCGCCAGCCTCGCTTAATGGCATTCTAGTGTCAATAAAACAGGGGATAAACAGTTTGTGCGGAATTGCGTTTGTATCTTTTAACAGAATATCCACTAATTCTGCCCAAGATGTCGAAAAACCTGAAATCAAGACGCCGGAGCCGCTCCCGGAGGCAGAAGGAGCCATGGATAGCCAAGGCCTCGATCCTTCTGCTTTTGGTAAACGGGTTTATCTGGGCTGGATTAAGGAGCCTGGACATCGTCTTGTTATCATTTCTCTCGATGGCGGTTGCCTTTGGCGGGTGGCTTTTCGGCCGGGCTGCGGGTAAGTATATCCGGCGCCGCCATGGATCGCTGGGCGGGGAATCGATGGCGCAAATCGGCTACTGGGGCAACTTGGTGGCCTTTATTGCGACCTTCCTCCTTTTTTCCTATTCTTTGGCGATGGGAGTTCTCCGCGGAGACTTTCTTTAAGCCCTGGAGGTAGCGAGATTTTGACAAACCGGTCGCTCTGCTGCAGATTCAAGAGCATGAAAGCAGCGATCCGGAAAATTCTCGTTATATGTGCCTTTGTCATTCCCCTGGCCTCGGTGGCCTCAGCGGAGGGCAAGATCCTATTCGGCCCGTACGAAGCCTTGACGATCAACAGTGAAGTGGTTCGAGGGGTGAAAGTAGACGACGGTGGAAAGATCTGGCTATTATTGAATCCGACTTACCGTGAGCAGGAAATTATTTTGAAAATTTCCTCCGAGGAAGGTGCGGGTTACCGCAAATGGTTCAATGGTAGTTATGAGTTGGTTTCTCCCGCCAATCAAGGCAAGCAACCAAACCAGTGGACCGATTGGATTGAAACGGTATCACCGTACATTGAGTACTGGATGTCGGGTGAGAAGATTCTCCACTTGAAGAAAGTGAAGTAGTCTTATGCCCGTTTCATTAGACAAGATCCTATCGCGTTCAAAGAGACACTACTGGATG
This region of Oceanipulchritudo coccoides genomic DNA includes:
- a CDS encoding gamma carbonic anhydrase family protein is translated as MTPQERLDKFLSRQPEVDPSAYVASSVVMMGAVKIGPRASVWPLCVLRGDIEEIEIGEGSNVQDGTIVHLADDLGVKIGKYVTIGHAAMIHACTIEDECLIGMKATVLDGAVIGKRSIVGAGAVVTKNMQVPPGSLVLGMPAKVIKQLSEEEQEGLKYWADKYVIAAEAHKKRDATIK
- a CDS encoding putative 4-mercaptohistidine N1-methyltransferase; amino-acid sequence: MDSSSYETDELLHQYLLFHYGESNDQLPLAFGPTDALAFPVRCVQEGLDQARLVKRVRALDIGCAVGRASFELARFFDEVIGIDYSEAFASAARNIYENGHLPFLLKETGTITHRLVATRPEGVSGKLHFEQGDAQDLRADLGSFDCVLAANLLCRLARPQDFLARLPHLLNPGGQLIITTPNTWLETFTAREFWIGATPETGEPLEALKPLLGDAFEFDATWDMPFLIREHRRKYQWSVAQASRWIRKS
- a CDS encoding isochorismate synthase, giving the protein MVRRPGLPVDPEKLVARMEIIDIPLEGRADMDGLRAFLSACLDAANEDGHDKIASITLSVKHIDPLAVLDSIYEGDAHHFYMENPYREWAVAGAEAVVSASWNGPDRFQQARTFAAGLDEHVIAIGDLSLPFSGPLFFAGFSFYDSVDGREEAFPGGQVFVPQWQVARAGDHYVAVANALIRPGMDVEAVAQRIWSAHRKFSAYTYDQPPRPPVYHILEEREVGPEGTFLKNVALALEAIKKGSYNKIVLSRAVDLLFDNSCQPLKILNRLRRDYPRCSSFSLQSENGTSFIGATPERLVSVDNGRYTTEAIAGSAARDPSAGEDARLARDLLASEKDLREHGHVVESIRRRLESLGLEARIPDSPGLLVLPNVQHLRTPINGPLKEGVHILDLAEALHPTPAVGGTPREDALKDIFKWEPFPRGMFAGLTGWFDLRGNGEFAVGIRSALVRDSRARLFAGAGIVEGSIPEMELRETTLKMEALLRCIRGAAG
- a CDS encoding heme ABC transporter ATP-binding protein; the protein is MLKGHQISKLIGSREILSGVNIELLPGRVTALLGPNGAGKTTLLRILSGEWDCTTGSVQLNGEPLHDIPVRRLGKLRAYLHQESSLDFAFKVIEVVMLGRSPHMHGGERPADYEAARRALVEVDLHDRENDLYTSLSGGEKQRVHLARVLAQMDEPTIEEPRYLFLDEPTNNLDLSHQRTIYRVVRAVASRNVAVCMVIHDLNQAFQVADTIHILNRGRMALSGEPEQIANSRECEAIFGVPLQRVQIPGSRYPYLVFNAGQDVNREA
- a CDS encoding FecCD family ABC transporter permease, with product MPLSEAGGMEKGRNPQNSRARKGWMIPLLSGCLLILGLISLMLGPLVTEPGAVLAVLGNRLSFGHWPEVVDSRVAAAVWEIRLPRVLVAMGVGAALATAGACLQGLFRNPLADPGLIGVSSGGAIGSILAISSLGWLPGMTGWLAALQVPLWAMLGAMLTTFIVYRIARIAGKTHISTLLLAGIAVNALAGAIVGAVLYLSDNDALRRFTFWTLGSLHTTTWKSVAMMAPFIVVPILILPRYRNALNAFLLGEAEAYHLGFNTQWVKRIVVGLCAIMVGVTVAFCGLIGFVGLVVPHVVRMIWGPDFRRLIPASAFLGAFLVLAADLVARTVNAPAEIPIGVVTSLMGAPFFLYLINRRKRQLSV